In a genomic window of Streptococcus oralis:
- the nrdH gene encoding glutaredoxin-like protein NrdH yields the protein MVTVYSKNNCVQCKMTKRFLDSNNVAYREINLDEQPEYIDQVKELGFSAAPVIQTPTEVFSGFQPGKLKQLA from the coding sequence ATGGTAACCGTTTATTCTAAAAACAACTGTGTCCAATGTAAGATGACCAAGCGTTTCTTGGACAGCAACAATGTCGCTTATCGTGAGATCAATCTCGACGAGCAACCAGAGTACATCGATCAAGTTAAAGAGCTCGGTTTCAGCGCAGCTCCTGTTATCCAAACACCAACTGAAGTCTTTTCAGGCTTCCAACCAGGAAAACTGAAACAATTAGCATAA
- the nrdE gene encoding class 1b ribonucleoside-diphosphate reductase subunit alpha, which produces MGLKHLEDVTYFRLNNEINRPVNGQIMLHKDKEALDAFFKENVVPNTMVFDSITDKINYLIEHNYIETAFLKKYRPEFLEELHQFIKDQNFQFKSFMAAYKFYNQYALKTNDGEYYLESMEDRVFFNALYFADGDEAIATDIANEIIHQRYQPATPSFLNAGRARRGELVSCFLIQVTDDMNSIGRSINSALQLSRIGGGVGITLSNLREAGAPIKGYEGAASGVVPVMKLFEDSFSYSNQLGQRQGAGVVYLNVFHPDIIAFLSTKKENADEKVRVKTLSLGVVVPDKFYELARKNEEMYLFSPYSVELEYGVPFNYIDITEKYDELVANPNIRKTKIKARDLETEISKLQQESGYPYVVNIDTANRANPVDGKIIMSNLCSEILQVQEPSLINDAQEFLQMGTDVSCNLGSTNVVNMMTSPDFGRSIRAMVRALTFVTDSSHIVAVPTIDHGNSLAHTFGLGAMGLHSYLAQQLIEYGSPESIEFTSIYFMLMNYWTLVESNNIARERGITFHNFEKSDYANGSYFDKYVTGEFVPKSDRVKELFKDVFIPSAADWAELREKVQADGLYHQNRLAVAPNGSISYINDVSASIHPITQRIEERQEKKIGKIYYPAAGLSTDTIPYYTSAYDMDMRKVIDVYAAATEHVDQGLSLTLFMRSDIPKGLYEWKKENKQTTRDLSILRNYAFNKGIKSIYYVRTFTDDGGEVGANQCESCVI; this is translated from the coding sequence ATGGGATTAAAACATCTTGAGGACGTAACTTACTTCCGTCTCAATAACGAAATCAACCGTCCTGTCAATGGACAAATCATGCTTCATAAAGATAAGGAAGCCTTGGATGCCTTCTTTAAAGAAAATGTAGTTCCAAATACCATGGTTTTTGATTCAATTACTGATAAAATCAACTACCTTATTGAACATAACTACATCGAAACTGCATTTCTCAAGAAATACCGTCCAGAGTTTTTGGAAGAATTGCATCAATTTATCAAGGACCAAAACTTCCAATTCAAATCATTCATGGCTGCCTATAAGTTTTACAACCAGTATGCCTTGAAGACTAATGACGGTGAATATTACCTTGAAAGTATGGAAGACCGTGTCTTCTTTAACGCGCTTTATTTTGCTGACGGGGATGAAGCGATTGCGACTGATATTGCCAATGAAATCATCCACCAACGCTATCAACCAGCTACTCCTTCCTTCTTGAATGCTGGTCGTGCTCGTCGTGGGGAGTTGGTATCTTGTTTCTTGATTCAAGTAACTGATGACATGAACTCTATCGGACGTTCTATCAACTCAGCTCTTCAACTTTCACGTATCGGTGGTGGTGTAGGTATTACTCTAAGCAACCTTCGTGAAGCTGGCGCACCTATCAAAGGTTATGAAGGAGCAGCTTCTGGTGTCGTTCCAGTTATGAAACTCTTCGAAGACAGTTTCTCCTACTCTAACCAATTGGGTCAGCGTCAAGGTGCTGGGGTTGTCTACCTCAATGTCTTTCACCCAGATATCATCGCCTTCCTTTCAACTAAGAAAGAAAATGCCGATGAAAAGGTTCGTGTTAAGACCCTCTCACTTGGAGTTGTGGTGCCCGATAAATTCTACGAATTAGCTCGTAAAAATGAAGAAATGTATCTCTTTAGCCCTTACTCTGTAGAGCTTGAGTACGGTGTGCCATTCAACTACATCGACATCACTGAAAAATATGATGAATTGGTCGCAAATCCAAACATCCGCAAGACAAAAATCAAAGCTCGTGATTTGGAAACTGAAATTTCTAAATTGCAACAAGAATCTGGTTACCCTTATGTCGTCAACATTGATACAGCCAACCGTGCGAATCCAGTAGATGGTAAGATTATCATGAGTAACTTGTGTTCTGAGATTCTTCAAGTTCAAGAACCAAGCTTGATCAACGATGCTCAAGAATTCCTTCAAATGGGAACAGACGTTTCATGTAACCTTGGTTCAACCAACGTGGTCAACATGATGACTTCACCTGACTTTGGTCGTTCTATCCGTGCGATGGTTCGTGCTTTGACTTTCGTTACAGATAGTTCACACATCGTAGCTGTCCCTACTATCGACCACGGAAACAGTTTAGCTCACACCTTTGGTCTTGGTGCCATGGGGCTTCATAGCTACCTTGCCCAACAACTGATTGAGTACGGATCACCTGAGTCAATTGAATTTACAAGCATCTACTTTATGCTTATGAACTACTGGACCTTGGTAGAATCTAATAACATAGCGCGTGAACGTGGTATCACCTTCCACAACTTTGAAAAATCAGACTATGCTAACGGAAGCTACTTCGACAAGTACGTGACAGGCGAATTTGTTCCAAAATCAGACCGTGTTAAAGAACTCTTCAAAGATGTCTTTATCCCAAGTGCTGCTGACTGGGCTGAACTTCGCGAAAAGGTTCAAGCAGATGGTCTTTATCACCAAAACCGCCTTGCTGTAGCTCCAAATGGTTCTATCAGTTACATCAACGATGTTTCTGCATCTATCCACCCGATTACGCAACGCATTGAAGAACGCCAAGAGAAGAAAATCGGTAAAATCTACTATCCAGCTGCAGGTTTGTCTACAGATACCATTCCTTACTACACTTCTGCTTATGACATGGATATGCGTAAGGTGATTGATGTTTACGCTGCCGCAACTGAACACGTGGATCAAGGACTTTCACTCACTCTCTTCATGCGTAGCGACATTCCAAAAGGTCTTTACGAATGGAAGAAAGAAAACAAACAAACGACACGTGACCTATCTATCCTTCGTAACTATGCCTTTAACAAGGGTATCAAGTCTATCTACTACGTCCGTACCTTTACAGACGATGGTGGAGAAGTCGGTGCTAACCAATGTGAAAGCTGTGTGATTTAA
- the nrdF gene encoding class 1b ribonucleoside-diphosphate reductase subunit beta, with protein sequence METYYKAINWNAIEDVIDKSTWEKLTEQFWLDTRIPLSNDLDDWRKLSNKEKDLVGKVFGGLTLLDTMQSETGVQALRADIRTPHEEAVFNNIQFMESVHAKSYSSIFSTLNTKAEIEEIFEWTNTNPYLQRKAEIINEIYLNGSPLEKKVASVFLETFLFYSGFFTPLYYLGNNKLANVAEIIKLIIRDESVHGTYIGYKFQLGFNELPEEEQEKLKEWMYDLLYTLYENEEGYTESLYDGVGWTEEVKTFLRYNANKALMNLGQDPLFPDSADDVNPIVMNGISTGTSNHDFFSQVGNGYLLGEVEAMQDEDYNYGLD encoded by the coding sequence ATGGAAACTTACTACAAAGCCATTAACTGGAATGCCATCGAAGATGTCATCGACAAATCAACTTGGGAAAAGCTGACAGAGCAATTCTGGCTCGATACGCGTATTCCCTTGTCAAATGACCTAGACGACTGGAGAAAACTATCAAACAAAGAAAAAGACTTGGTTGGAAAAGTCTTTGGTGGTTTGACCCTTTTGGATACCATGCAATCTGAAACAGGGGTTCAAGCACTTCGCGCAGACATCCGTACACCACATGAGGAAGCTGTTTTCAACAACATCCAGTTTATGGAATCTGTCCACGCAAAATCCTATTCTTCTATCTTTTCGACCTTGAATACCAAGGCCGAAATCGAAGAAATCTTTGAATGGACCAACACTAATCCCTACCTTCAGAGAAAAGCGGAGATTATCAATGAAATCTACCTCAATGGTAGCCCACTAGAAAAGAAAGTTGCCAGTGTCTTCCTTGAAACCTTCCTCTTCTACTCTGGTTTCTTTACACCACTTTACTATCTCGGTAACAACAAACTGGCCAACGTTGCGGAAATCATCAAACTGATCATTCGTGATGAGTCTGTTCATGGAACTTACATTGGTTACAAATTCCAACTTGGTTTCAATGAATTACCTGAAGAAGAGCAAGAAAAACTCAAAGAATGGATGTACGACCTGCTCTACACTCTCTACGAGAACGAAGAAGGTTATACAGAAAGTCTCTATGACGGTGTTGGTTGGACTGAAGAAGTTAAAACCTTTCTTCGTTACAATGCCAATAAGGCCCTTATGAATCTTGGACAAGATCCACTCTTCCCAGATTCAGCTGATGATGTCAACCCAATCGTTATGAACGGTATTTCAACAGGAACTTCTAACCACGACTTCTTCTCTCAAGTCGGAAATGGTTACCTCCTTGGTGAAGTTGAAGCCATGCAAGACGAGGACTACAACTACGGTTTAGACTAA
- a CDS encoding DeoR/GlpR family DNA-binding transcription regulator codes for MLKQEKLDSILEAVNTKGTITVKEIMESLDVSDMTARRYLQELADKDLLVRVHGGAEKLRTGSLLNNERSNVEKQGLQIAEKQEISRFAGHLIDEGETIFIGPGTTLECFARELPIDNIRVVTNSLPVFLILNERKLTDLILIGGNYRSITGAFVGTLTLQDLANLQFSKAFVSCNGIKDKAIATFSEEEGEVQRIALNNANKKYLLADHSKFNKFDFYTFYNISEIDTIVSDSKLSQETFEDLSKQTTILLSKP; via the coding sequence ATGCTAAAGCAAGAAAAACTAGATAGTATTCTAGAAGCAGTAAACACAAAAGGCACTATTACTGTAAAAGAGATTATGGAGAGTCTTGATGTGTCAGATATGACAGCTCGCCGCTACTTACAAGAATTGGCAGATAAAGATTTGCTGGTTCGTGTGCATGGTGGCGCTGAAAAACTTCGTACAGGTTCTCTCTTAAACAACGAACGCTCAAACGTTGAAAAACAAGGCTTGCAGATTGCTGAAAAACAAGAAATTAGCCGTTTTGCAGGTCATTTGATTGACGAAGGTGAAACCATTTTTATCGGGCCAGGAACAACCTTAGAATGTTTTGCTCGTGAACTCCCAATTGATAATATTCGTGTTGTAACAAACAGTCTTCCAGTTTTTCTCATCCTAAACGAACGAAAACTAACAGATTTGATTTTGATTGGTGGAAATTATCGCTCTATCACTGGAGCTTTTGTGGGAACACTTACCCTGCAGGATTTAGCCAATCTTCAGTTTTCTAAAGCTTTTGTAAGTTGTAATGGTATCAAGGATAAAGCTATTGCTACTTTCAGTGAAGAAGAGGGCGAGGTTCAACGAATCGCCTTGAACAATGCCAATAAAAAATACTTACTGGCAGACCACAGCAAGTTTAATAAGTTTGATTTTTACACTTTCTACAATATCTCAGAGATTGATACCATCGTTTCAGATTCCAAACTGAGTCAGGAAACATTTGAAGATCTATCGAAACAAACAACCATTCTTTTATCAAAACCATAA
- the lacG gene encoding 6-phospho-beta-galactosidase, translating to MTKTLPKDFIFGGATAAYQAEGATNTDGKGPVAWDKYLKDNYWYTAEPASDFYHKYPVDLKLAEEYGVNGIRISIAWSRIFPTGYGKVNAKGVEFYHKLFAECHKRHVEPFVTLHHFDTPEALHSNGDFLNRENIEHFVDYAAFCFEEFPEVNYWTTFNEIGPIGDGQYLVGKFPPGIQYDLAKVFQSHHNMMVSHARAVKLFKDKGYKGEIGVVHALPTKYPLDPENQADVRAAELEDIIHNKFILDATYLGRYSDETMEGVNHILSINGGSLDLREEDFDALEAAKDLNDFLGINYYMSDWMEAFDGETEIIHNGKGEKGSSKYQIKGVGRRVAPDYVPRTDWDWIIYPQGLYDQIMRVKKDYPNYKKIYITENGLGYKDEFVDGTVYDDGRIDYVKKHMEVIASAISDGANVKGYFIWSLMDVFSWSNGYEKRYGLFYVDFETQERYPKKSAHWYKKLAETQLID from the coding sequence ATGACAAAAACACTTCCAAAAGACTTTATTTTTGGCGGGGCAACAGCTGCCTATCAAGCAGAAGGTGCGACCAATACCGATGGTAAAGGACCAGTTGCCTGGGACAAATACCTCAAAGATAACTACTGGTATACTGCTGAACCAGCCAGTGATTTCTACCACAAATACCCAGTTGACCTCAAACTAGCAGAAGAGTATGGTGTCAATGGTATCCGTATTTCAATCGCTTGGTCACGTATCTTTCCAACTGGTTACGGGAAAGTCAATGCCAAGGGAGTTGAGTTCTATCACAAGTTGTTTGCAGAATGTCACAAGCGGCATGTTGAGCCCTTTGTAACTCTTCATCACTTTGATACGCCAGAAGCTCTACATTCAAATGGAGACTTCTTAAACCGTGAAAACATTGAACACTTTGTAGACTACGCGGCTTTCTGTTTTGAAGAATTCCCAGAAGTAAACTATTGGACAACCTTTAATGAAATTGGGCCGATAGGAGATGGTCAGTATTTGGTTGGGAAATTCCCTCCAGGTATTCAGTACGACCTTGCCAAAGTCTTCCAATCTCATCACAATATGATGGTGTCGCATGCGCGTGCAGTAAAACTTTTTAAGGATAAGGGTTACAAGGGGGAAATTGGTGTGGTTCACGCCCTGCCTACTAAATATCCTCTAGATCCTGAAAATCAAGCAGATGTTCGCGCTGCTGAGTTGGAAGATATCATCCACAATAAATTTATCTTGGATGCAACTTATCTTGGACGCTATTCAGATGAAACGATGGAAGGCGTCAACCATATTTTATCCATCAATGGTGGTAGCTTAGATCTGCGTGAAGAAGACTTCGATGCATTAGAAGCAGCAAAAGACCTGAATGACTTCCTTGGAATTAACTACTACATGAGTGATTGGATGGAAGCCTTTGATGGCGAAACAGAAATCATTCATAACGGTAAGGGTGAAAAAGGAAGCTCTAAGTATCAGATTAAGGGAGTTGGTCGTCGTGTAGCTCCTGATTATGTCCCACGTACCGATTGGGATTGGATTATCTACCCTCAAGGTTTGTATGACCAAATCATGCGCGTGAAGAAAGATTATCCTAATTACAAAAAAATCTACATCACTGAGAATGGTCTCGGATACAAAGATGAGTTTGTGGATGGGACAGTCTACGATGATGGGCGGATTGATTATGTTAAGAAACATATGGAAGTGATTGCATCTGCAATCTCTGATGGAGCCAATGTCAAAGGATACTTTATCTGGTCGCTAATGGATGTCTTTTCTTGGTCAAATGGCTATGAAAAGCGTTACGGTCTCTTCTATGTTGATTTTGAGACTCAGGAGCGCTATCCAAAGAAATCGGCTCACTGGTACAAGAAACTAGCTGAGACACAACTTATTGATTAA
- a CDS encoding lactose-specific PTS transporter subunit EIIC, protein MNKLISFIEKGKPFFEKLSRNIYLRAIRDGFIAGMPVILFSSIFILIAFVPNSWGFKWSDDVVNLLMKPYSYSMGILALLVAGTTAKSLTDSVNRSMEKTNQINYMSTLLAAIVGLLMLAADPIEGGFATGFLGTKGLLSAFLAAFVTVAIYKVCVKNNVTIRMPDEVPPNISQVFKDVIPFTLSVVSLYALDLLARHFVGASVAESIGKFFAPLFSAADGYLGITIIFGAFAFFWFVGIHGPSIVEPAIAAITYANAEVNLNLLQQGMHADKILTSGTQMFIVTMGGTGATLVVPFMFMWLTKSKRNRAIGRASVVPTFFGVNEPILFGAPLVLNPIFFIPFIFAPIANVWIFKFFIETLGMNSFTANLPWTTPGPLGIVLGTNFQFLSFVLAALLILVDVAIYYPFLKVYDEQILEEERSGKANDELKEKVAANFNTAKADAILEKAGVETAQNTITEETNVLVLCAGGGTSGLLANALNKAAAEYQVPVKAAAGGYGAHREMLPEFDLVILAPQVASNFEDMKAETDKLGIKLAKTEGGQYIKLTRDGKGALAFVQAQFEE, encoded by the coding sequence ATGAACAAACTAATTTCATTTATCGAGAAAGGAAAACCTTTCTTTGAAAAACTGTCTCGTAATATCTATCTTCGTGCTATTCGTGATGGTTTCATTGCAGGGATGCCTGTTATTCTCTTCTCAAGTATCTTTATCTTGATTGCTTTTGTACCAAACTCATGGGGCTTTAAATGGTCTGATGATGTTGTTAATCTCCTCATGAAACCTTATAGCTATTCAATGGGGATTCTAGCTCTCTTGGTAGCTGGCACAACAGCTAAGTCATTGACCGACTCAGTAAACCGTAGCATGGAAAAAACCAATCAAATCAACTATATGTCAACATTGTTGGCAGCGATTGTTGGTTTGTTGATGTTGGCAGCTGATCCGATTGAAGGTGGCTTTGCGACAGGTTTCCTTGGGACAAAAGGTTTGCTTTCGGCCTTTCTTGCTGCCTTTGTAACCGTAGCTATCTATAAGGTTTGTGTTAAGAACAACGTCACTATTCGCATGCCTGACGAAGTTCCACCAAATATCTCACAAGTCTTTAAAGATGTGATTCCATTCACTCTATCAGTGGTTTCTCTTTATGCTCTTGATTTACTAGCTCGTCATTTTGTTGGTGCAAGTGTAGCTGAATCAATCGGTAAATTCTTTGCACCATTATTCTCTGCTGCTGATGGTTATCTAGGTATTACCATTATCTTTGGTGCCTTTGCCTTCTTCTGGTTTGTTGGTATCCATGGTCCATCTATCGTTGAACCAGCAATCGCAGCTATTACCTATGCAAATGCTGAAGTCAACTTGAACCTTCTCCAACAAGGGATGCATGCAGACAAGATCCTTACTTCTGGTACACAAATGTTTATCGTTACCATGGGTGGTACTGGTGCGACACTGGTTGTTCCATTCATGTTCATGTGGTTGACCAAATCGAAACGAAATCGTGCAATCGGACGTGCTTCAGTAGTACCAACCTTCTTTGGTGTAAATGAACCAATCTTGTTTGGTGCACCGCTTGTCTTGAACCCGATTTTCTTTATTCCATTTATCTTTGCTCCAATTGCCAACGTATGGATCTTTAAATTCTTCATTGAAACGCTTGGCATGAACTCATTTACTGCCAACCTTCCTTGGACAACACCAGGTCCGCTCGGTATTGTTCTCGGTACAAACTTCCAATTCTTGTCATTTGTACTTGCTGCTTTGTTAATTCTTGTAGACGTAGCCATTTACTATCCATTCCTCAAGGTTTATGATGAACAAATTCTTGAAGAAGAGCGTTCAGGTAAAGCCAATGATGAATTGAAAGAAAAAGTAGCAGCAAACTTCAATACTGCCAAAGCAGATGCTATTCTTGAAAAAGCTGGTGTAGAAACAGCGCAAAACACAATCACAGAAGAAACTAATGTTCTCGTTCTCTGTGCAGGAGGAGGTACAAGTGGTCTTCTTGCAAATGCTCTAAATAAGGCAGCTGCAGAGTACCAAGTTCCTGTTAAAGCAGCAGCTGGTGGCTATGGTGCTCACCGTGAAATGTTGCCTGAGTTTGATCTGGTTATCCTTGCTCCTCAAGTTGCTTCAAACTTTGAAGACATGAAGGCCGAAACCGACAAACTTGGTATCAAACTTGCCAAGACAGAAGGTGGCCAATACATTAAATTGACTCGCGATGGAAAAGGCGCTCTTGCCTTTGTTCAAGCGCAGTTTGAAGAATAA
- a CDS encoding PTS lactose/cellobiose transporter subunit IIA, with protein sequence MNREEVTLLGFEIVAYAGDARSKLLEALKAAEAGDFAKADTLVEEAGGCIAEAHHAQTSLLTKEAAGEDLAYSVTMMHGQDHLMTTILLKDLMHHLIELYKRGVK encoded by the coding sequence ATGAATAGAGAAGAAGTAACATTGTTAGGTTTTGAAATTGTTGCCTATGCTGGCGATGCTCGATCAAAACTATTGGAAGCCTTGAAGGCTGCTGAAGCTGGTGATTTCGCGAAAGCGGATACTCTCGTGGAGGAAGCAGGTGGTTGCATCGCGGAGGCACACCACGCGCAAACAAGTCTATTGACTAAGGAAGCAGCTGGTGAGGACTTAGCTTATAGTGTAACCATGATGCATGGCCAAGACCACTTGATGACAACTATCTTGTTAAAAGACTTGATGCACCATTTAATCGAACTCTACAAGAGAGGAGTTAAGTAA
- a CDS encoding PRD domain-containing protein: MYRILNPMNHNVSLVRNDKGEEVIVIGKGIAFGKKKGDLIAEEQVEKIFRMKTEESRENFMALLKDVPLDFITVTYEIIDKLSKKYHYPIQEYLYVTLTDHIYCSYQALAQGRYKDSNLPDISAKYPIAFQIAKEAFEIYRQKLTDHFPEDEIIRIAYHFINAEGENEVELVESIDKRKEILRNVEEVLKSYAIQRTKENNHFYDRFMIHLNYFLDYLDRSRDDNQSLLDMEDHIKQSYPKAFEIGSKIYDVITQYTGLDLYKSERVYLVLHIQRLLS; the protein is encoded by the coding sequence ATGTATCGAATTCTAAACCCAATGAATCACAATGTCTCGCTTGTCAGAAATGACAAAGGAGAAGAGGTGATTGTGATTGGTAAGGGGATTGCATTTGGGAAAAAGAAGGGGGATTTGATTGCTGAAGAACAAGTTGAGAAAATCTTTCGGATGAAGACAGAAGAGTCCAGAGAAAATTTTATGGCTCTCCTCAAAGATGTTCCGCTGGATTTTATCACAGTGACTTATGAAATCATTGATAAGCTATCAAAGAAATATCATTATCCGATTCAAGAGTATCTCTACGTAACCTTGACAGATCATATTTACTGTTCTTATCAAGCTCTAGCACAAGGAAGGTACAAGGATAGCAATCTGCCAGATATTTCTGCCAAGTATCCTATCGCTTTTCAAATCGCAAAGGAAGCTTTTGAAATCTATCGTCAGAAGTTGACAGATCATTTCCCGGAGGATGAAATTATTCGGATTGCTTATCATTTCATTAATGCCGAAGGTGAAAATGAAGTGGAACTTGTGGAGTCGATTGATAAGAGGAAAGAAATTCTCAGGAATGTCGAAGAAGTACTAAAGAGTTATGCAATTCAACGAACCAAAGAGAATAATCATTTCTATGATCGTTTTATGATTCATTTGAATTATTTCTTGGATTATTTAGACAGATCTAGAGATGATAACCAATCACTTCTGGATATGGAAGATCATATTAAACAATCCTATCCAAAAGCGTTCGAGATTGGTTCCAAGATCTATGATGTGATTACGCAATATACGGGTCTTGATTTGTATAAAAGTGAACGAGTTTATCTAGTTCTACATATCCAACGTTTATTGTCATAA
- the lacD gene encoding tagatose-bisphosphate aldolase, translated as MALTEQKRARLEKLSDENGIISALAFDQRGALKRLMAQYQAEEPTVAQMEELKVLVADELTKYASSMLLDPEYGLPATKALDANAGLLLAYEKTGYDTTSTKRLPDCLDVWSAKRIKEQGADAVKFLLYYDVDSADELNQEKQAYIERIGSECVAEDIPFFLEILAYDEKIADANSAEYAKVKPHKVIGAMKVFSDPRFNIDVLKVEVPVNVKYVEGFGDGEIVHTREEAAAFFKAQDEATNLPYIYLSAGVSAKLFQETLVFAHESGANFNGVLCGRATWAGSVEAYIKDGEAAAREWLRTTGFENIDELNKVLQTTATSWTERV; from the coding sequence ATGGCTTTAACAGAACAAAAACGTGCACGATTAGAAAAACTTTCAGATGAAAATGGTATTATCTCAGCTCTTGCCTTTGACCAACGTGGTGCTTTGAAACGCCTCATGGCTCAATACCAAGCAGAAGAGCCAACAGTGGCTCAAATGGAAGAACTCAAAGTATTGGTAGCAGATGAATTGACTAAATACGCATCCTCTATGCTTCTTGACCCAGAGTATGGTCTTCCAGCTACAAAAGCGCTTGATGCCAATGCTGGTCTTCTCCTTGCTTATGAGAAAACGGGTTATGACACAACTAGCACTAAACGCTTGCCTGACTGCTTGGATGTTTGGTCTGCAAAACGCATCAAGGAACAAGGTGCAGATGCTGTTAAGTTCTTGCTTTACTACGATGTAGACAGCGCTGACGAACTCAACCAAGAAAAACAAGCCTACATCGAACGCATCGGTTCTGAGTGTGTGGCGGAAGACATTCCTTTCTTCCTTGAAATCTTGGCTTACGATGAAAAAATCGCTGACGCAAATTCTGCCGAATACGCAAAAGTGAAACCACACAAGGTTATCGGTGCTATGAAAGTCTTCTCAGACCCACGCTTCAACATCGATGTCTTGAAAGTGGAAGTTCCAGTAAACGTCAAATACGTTGAAGGCTTTGGCGATGGTGAAATCGTGCATACACGTGAAGAAGCAGCAGCCTTCTTCAAAGCGCAAGATGAAGCAACTAACTTGCCGTATATCTACTTGAGTGCAGGTGTATCAGCTAAACTCTTCCAAGAAACGCTTGTCTTTGCCCACGAATCAGGCGCAAACTTCAACGGCGTTCTTTGTGGACGTGCAACATGGGCTGGATCAGTTGAAGCCTACATCAAAGACGGTGAGGCAGCAGCTCGTGAATGGCTACGCACAACTGGATTTGAGAACATTGACGAACTCAACAAAGTTCTTCAAACAACAGCGACTTCATGGACTGAACGTGTATAA
- a CDS encoding tagatose-6-phosphate kinase: MILTVTMNPSIDISYPLDELKIDTVNRVVGVTKTAGGKGLNVTRVLSEFGDSVVATGLVGGKLGEFLVEHIDNNVTKRFFSIQGETRNCIAILHGDNQTEILEKGPEVLEQEGQDFLAHFRNILDTVEVVAISGSLPAGLPVDYYASLVELANRAGKPVVLDCSGAALQVVLESPHKPTVIKPNNEELSQLLGKEVSEDLDELKEVLQEPLFAGIEWIIVSLGANGAFAKHGDTFYKVDIPRIQVVNPVGSGDSTVAGISSGLLHKESDQELLIKANVLGMLNAQEKMTGHVNMANYQALYDQLIVKEV; the protein is encoded by the coding sequence ATGATTTTAACAGTCACAATGAATCCATCCATTGATATTTCTTATCCTTTGGATGAATTAAAAATTGACACTGTCAACCGTGTGGTGGGCGTGACCAAGACAGCTGGTGGTAAAGGGCTCAATGTTACACGAGTTCTTTCAGAATTTGGTGATTCTGTTGTTGCTACTGGTTTGGTCGGTGGTAAACTTGGTGAGTTTTTAGTAGAACATATCGACAATAACGTAACGAAACGTTTCTTCTCCATTCAAGGAGAGACTCGTAACTGTATCGCTATTCTGCACGGAGACAACCAAACAGAAATCCTTGAAAAAGGGCCTGAAGTATTGGAACAAGAAGGTCAAGATTTCTTGGCTCATTTCAGAAATATCCTTGACACTGTGGAAGTAGTTGCTATCTCTGGTAGTCTGCCAGCAGGTCTTCCAGTTGATTACTATGCGAGCTTAGTAGAACTTGCTAATCGCGCAGGAAAACCAGTTGTTTTGGATTGCTCAGGTGCAGCTCTTCAGGTAGTTCTTGAATCACCACATAAACCAACAGTAATCAAACCGAATAACGAAGAATTGTCTCAGCTTCTTGGGAAAGAAGTTTCTGAGGATTTGGATGAATTAAAAGAAGTTCTTCAAGAGCCTCTATTTGCAGGGATTGAGTGGATTATCGTGTCACTTGGTGCAAATGGTGCTTTTGCAAAACATGGGGACACTTTCTATAAAGTAGATATTCCAAGAATTCAGGTAGTCAATCCAGTTGGATCTGGAGATTCTACTGTTGCAGGTATTTCATCAGGACTTCTTCATAAGGAATCTGATCAAGAACTCCTCATCAAGGCAAATGTCCTTGGTATGCTCAATGCTCAAGAAAAAATGACAGGTCATGTCAATATGGCCAACTATCAAGCCCTATATGATCAATTAATAGTAAAAGAGGTATAA